The nucleotide window TTATATTGAGTTATATAGTTTGTTGTTGAatgtctatttattgcttaataaAACTACTTAGCAGACATATCTGGTCAGGGGCtcacagtctctcctcctgttgtcTTTCTCTATTCATTAACGCTTGAGTGCCGGGGCGCGGGTCACTCACTGTTGCACCGCAAAAGAATGAATTGGGAAAGAgtctctcttatcacagtaatgacagggataTCAAGAATCACTCTTtcaatattgatttttttcatggAGTATGTGCATCCTTTAATATGTCCTTGTGTATTTCGGTGTTTTCTGCAGGCGTCCAGCAGCTGTTGGTGATTAAAGAAGAGTTTCCCCCTCAGCAGCATGAGAGGAGCTCCAGTCTGGACCAGGGGGACAAAGAGTTCCCCCACATtaaagaggaacaggaggaactgTGGATCagtcaggagggagagcagcttcAAGGACTTGAGGACGCTGATACCACCAAGTTTCCCTTCACTGTTATCCAAGTGAAGagtgaagaagatgatgaagaagaatcTCAGTCCTCACAGCTTCATGACAGACAGAGTGAACAGATGGAAACAGGTACTGATGGAGAGAACTGTGGAGGACCAGAACCAGCCAGGGACTCAGATCCAGTGAAACATTTACAGACCGAAACCAAGGTAGAGACTAAAGGCTCTTCTGAACCTGACACTGATGACAGTGATGACTGGAAGGAGACCAGAGGACATCATTCAGGTTTGAAATCTGTGGACAGCATCAAAGATAAGAGACCAGAGACTGATGAGAAACTACATAGTTGCTCTGAGTGTGGTAAAACATTCACAATTAAACAAAACCTGAAGAGACACATGAGAatccacacaggagagaaaccctaCGGATGCCTCACGTGTGGTAAACGGTTTCCTTGGGATAATCAGTTAAAAAGACACAAGTGTGGTAGAGTTCATGGTTCAGAGCTCCATCAATAccaacctgcagagagaggagaggcagaatCCAGGGCTGGTGGAGAGGACTGTGGAGGACCAGATCCAGCCAGCACCACAGGTCCAGAGAGACATTGTGGTGATTTGGAGAAGAAAGCTGAAAATGTGTCAGATTTGAACTCTCtggaaaactgtaaaaataagaGACAACCAAAATCACACAGCTGCTCTTTCTGTTGTAAgtctttcaaaaacaaatggTATCTCACCCAGCATATGAAAAACCACTCTGGAGAGAAACCATACAGCTGCTCAGAGTGTGGTAAAAAATTTGGACATAAACATCATCTGATCAGACACAAGAGGGATCACACGGGGGAGAAACCCTTCAGTTGTTCTGAGTGTGGTCAAAGATTTACAAGAAATTCCACGCTAACAGGTCACATGTCAATTCACAGAGGGGAGAAACCGtacagctgctctgtgtgtgggaAAAGATTTCACAAAAAAGGGCATCTGATGACACATACGCTCATTCATTCAGGAGAGAAACCGTTTGGCTGCTCTGAGTGTAGTAAAAGATTTACCCACAAGTACTACCTGACACTTCACATGGCAcatcacagaggagagaaacccATCAGCTGCAGCGTGTGTGAACAACATTTCTCTTGGTATTCACAgttaaaaaatcacaaatgtTTCAACAGTCAGACTTCAGAGTTTCATCAAAACCAAAGTGAGGACACAAGAGAGGCAGAAACTGCTGATGTAGAGGACTGTCGAGGACCAGAGCCAGCCAGGGACCCAGATCCAGAGAGACTGTTACAGCCAGAGACTGAGATCAAGACTGAAAACCTTTCTGAGCCTGAGATGGAAGATGGCAATGAATGGAAGGAAACTAAAGAACATCAGTCGGGCTTTAAGTTTCTGACAAATT belongs to Notolabrus celidotus isolate fNotCel1 chromosome 13, fNotCel1.pri, whole genome shotgun sequence and includes:
- the LOC117823914 gene encoding gastrula zinc finger protein XlCGF57.1-like, coding for MSGFQDLTGVQQLLVIKEEFPPQQHERSSSLDQGDKEFPHIKEEQEELWISQEGEQLQGLEDADTTKFPFTVIQVKSEEDDEEESQSSQLHDRQSEQMETGTDGENCGGPEPARDSDPVKHLQTETKVETKGSSEPDTDDSDDWKETRGHHSGLKSVDSIKDKRPETDEKLHSCSECGKTFTIKQNLKRHMRIHTGEKPYGCLTCGKRFPWDNQLKRHKCGRVHGSELHQYQPAERGEAESRAGGEDCGGPDPASTTGPERHCGDLEKKAENVSDLNSLENCKNKRQPKSHSCSFCCKSFKNKWYLTQHMKNHSGEKPYSCSECGKKFGHKHHLIRHKRDHTGEKPFSCSECGQRFTRNSTLTGHMSIHRGEKPYSCSVCGKRFHKKGHLMTHTLIHSGEKPFGCSECSKRFTHKYYLTLHMAHHRGEKPISCSVCEQHFSWYSQLKNHKCFNSQTSEFHQNQSEDTREAETADVEDCRGPEPARDPDPERLLQPETEIKTENLSEPEMEDGNEWKETKEHQSGFKFLTNCDIFQSAATFNSDRREVLCSESDETTYNNHLLKISYIE